One Megalops cyprinoides isolate fMegCyp1 chromosome 23, fMegCyp1.pri, whole genome shotgun sequence genomic region harbors:
- the ndufa12 gene encoding NADH dehydrogenase [ubiquinone] 1 alpha subcomplex subunit 12 — translation MAEYVQVFRRALAQLGGHGGIRGVLVQLFRVNDLKTGTLVGVDKYGNKYYEDTRNFFGRHRWVIYTKEMNGKNTFWEVDGSMVPAEWHRWLHCMTDDPPTTHPPVPRKFLAETHKFNLSGTSNQYVPYSTTRKKIHEWVPPKVGDQ, via the exons ATGGCGGAGTATGTACAGGTTTTTCGGAGGGCTTTGGCACAGTTAGGAGGTCACGGTGGAATCCGTGGAGTTCTCGTTCAGTTATTCAG AGTCAATGATCTGAAAACTGGAACGCTGGTCGGTGTTGACAAGTATGGGAACAAGTATTACGAGGACACTCGGAACTTCTTCG GACGCCACCGATGGGTCATCTACACTaaggaaatgaatggaaagaaCACCTTCTGGGAGGTGGATGGGAGCATGGTTCCAGCTGAGTG GCACCGATGGCTTCACTGCATGACGGATGACCCGCCCACGACCCACCCCCCGGTACCCCGGAAGTTCTTAGCTGAAACCCACAAGTTTAACCTGAGCGGCACGTCCAATCAGTATGTCCCCTACTCCACCACCAGGAAGAAGATCCACGAGTGGGTTCCACCCAAGGTCGGCGATCAGTGA